The genomic DNA ATTAAGGTTTTTCTAATCCTTTTAAATGATGTTTGGATGCAAATTTGGCTGTACACTAATGAGTTTCCCTTTTCTGTCCTGTCTGTCATCTATCAAAATCAGAACACAAGAATCAAAGAGGGCATCATCAATATCAACCCTGACGAAGAGCCGCTACGCTCTGAGCTGCTGAGTGGCAAATTTACAGTCCTTGTGAGTAGTGGAGCAAATAAGAGTTTTATGTGTTTGCATGTCACTGGTCAtgttatgaataaaaatgaggtATATATTGTCGTATGTGGTGACCTGTTGATTTTCCTACCAGCCTGGCCGTGATGCAAAGGGTGCTGCTCTAGCACTGTTTACTGCCCGCCTCCATCGGCCAGACGTCACCACCCACAAAGCTGTGCTGCAGGCCATCATATATCAGCTGGACAAAGCCATAGAGAGGTGAAGCCTTAATCATTTATACATGAGACTTGTATTTTCCTCTTACATTTTACCTTGTTGctatttctgtcatatttaatttttccttTGCTGGTTACATTTTTCGTGTTACTCTGTCTTCTAATCTGATTTAAACTGGTCTTGCTAGTAGATGGTACAGTCAACACCCTGCCACTTTTACGTTCATTTTTCTAAAAACCACCTGAATGAATATGAAACAAACACTTACTTAGTCCAATCTTCCTTCAGctctttttaataaaatttttttgtatttgttagtGCAAGCTTCTTTTTGGGGGATTGCTTTACAGTTTTGAGTTTTATTgtcaaaagaaattaaaacGTACAACACAGGACAGGAACACATCAAGAAAAAGCTAAAGTGAACAGCACAGACTGAACAAAATTACATTAATCCTCTCaattttaatgaaacaaaagtgcatcaatacaataaacaaaaaaaccagatcacaaaaagaataataatttcccTATCATACAATCAGAGACACAGGACCTCACAAATTCTGCTTTGATGTTAATTCATAAATAAAGAAGTAATCATAAACTAATAAATTAAGTGTACAtcataaaatgaattaaattatgCTGTAAGTGTAATGTTCAGGCTAGTTTCTTTTCAGCCTTCCTGCGCTTTTAATCTAAaaaatttttctcatttctttccaGTCCACAAACTCAAAGAGACGGACtcatatttatttatgacaTGACCAACTCCAGCTATGGAAATTTTGACTATGAGCTCTGTGTCAAGATCCTTAACTTGCTCAAGGTAAAAATAACCAACATTCTCTGTTGCTCTCTCATGTGCttaccttcttcttctttgtattctgtaaaatcaaaacccttttcatcattttgcctGATGTTTGTATTTTGCAGGGGGCCTTTCCGGCTCGTCTAAAATGTGTCTTCATTGTGTCGTCCCCTCTTTGGTTTCGAGCACCTTTTGCGGTTCTCCGCCTCTTCGTCCGCGAGAAGCTTAGAGAAAGGGTATGACTGTCTATTGTCATCAAACATTTACATTCTAATGTCTAAGAggctcattattttttattttaaatatgttttctcTGCTCTCCATTCACCAGGTATGCACAGTGAAAGCTCATGAGTTGGCCAGTCACATCCCAGTCTCTTCCCTCCCTGAGCACCTGGGTGGAATGTCCCAGTACAGCCACGTAGCTTGGATCCAGTCTTGTGTTAACGTCCACACAAACGCAGTTCAGGGTGACACACAAGAGCATGACACTCACGACTGTGTGGGAAGCCTGTTGCGCTCTTACAGCTTGGAGAATAGCAACACAAGCGTCGGTACTACGCTGTCCCACACCCACATAAATACGCAGTTAGGTACTGAGCTACCCATGGCTAACTCAAACTGCTACGACGATAGCAATGCTAACCCACACAACCACTGCGGAGTAGTGGAGGGCAGGACTCGAGGCTTAGGCCAGTACCAACAGAGCCCAAATTCTGCTGCAGACAGGCCGCAGGGGAACCACCAACACTGGAACGGCTCAGCAGTGAGTGGAGCCAATGTGGCCGTTAGTGGCTCCAGCCCCAATGCGAACATGAATGGTCGCGGTTGCCAAGCTCCTCCCCAGTCAGACACACCCCCTGACACACCGCTTTCACAGAAAGGCGATGGGGTTGCAGTGGATGGCAAGGCAACGGACTGTGCCAATAGGGCTCAGAATGAGGGTGTAAAGGCAGAAGAtgaggaaggagaagaggaggaaggggtGCCTCCATTGCCTCAGAAATCTCTGCCTCGTCCACCCCACCAGCCTTCCTCACAGTCACCGCCCCTGTCATCATCGTGGGGTCCTGAGGATGAGAACTGCTGCATGCAAGTGTCTGTTCACATGCCAGAACAGGGAGGTATGACTGTGCATGAGCTGGTGGAGCatgtgaagaggaagaagaagaaggggatCTACCAGGAGTACGAGGAGATCCGCAAGGAACCACCAGCAGGCACCTTTGACTACTCCAAGTAAGACTTGTTATTCTATATTATTCTACTCATTATTCTGTGTGCTTCTGTCTCAGCTGGTAaaggaaaactgtgaaaaatgtcagcaacCCACAATTCACAACTCAATTCCATCATTTCAGGAAATTATCCAATCAGATCAAGAACAGGTACAGCGATGTTCTCTGCCTGGACCAGTCACGAGTGCGACTCTGCCAGCTCtgtgatgatgaggatgaggtATTTATGAATTCCCTTGTTTCTGTGGTCTGTAGATAAATGTCATCCTCACTTTATTGATTTGTAGATGAAAGAAAGTTTGTAAATGTTTGCTGCTAAGTTTGCTGTCAACATCTGTCACCTTCATGTTTGtatatttagaaacaaacaatgTTGTTACGAGTTGCCTGGATGTAGTTTAGTAAAGTGTGGTTGGCACTGTGTGCCAATCAGTCAGGACTCCCACTAGATACCATATATGGAACATTAATGTTGTATTAGCAGTTACTTTGAATAAGATGCATGTTAGGATTGGCATTGCAGCTTAAGGAATCAAATTAACTAAAGAAGATTGAATCTGCTGTATATTCATGTGAGTTATATGTGACTTTCCAATTTTCTAACTACTTACAGTAAGTAAATGCTGGACCTCATTCTATTATTAGTTCATGGTGTTCTTAACAACTTCCTATAGGAGGCAGTAGGTCTTAAGTCTAAGCTGTAAACCCCACACctcctctgctgtgtgttttacagacaTCAGATTACATAAATGCCAGTTTCATGGATGGGTACAAGAGGAGCAACGCCTACATCGCTACTCAGGGTGAGCAGCTATTCACATAAACTCAGGCTCTGCTTGTCAATAtctttatatattatattattcgaacataatttcacaaatagGATTAATTTGTCAATTAACTTGCAATAAACAGCGAAAACAATCAAATTAGTATTTGCCGTGAACACCCCTGCCTTTAAACAGCACCAGTTCTGGTATGTACACTTGTACACATTTTTTTGAAGGTTTTGATTTTGGATTGCTTCAGCTTCTTCCCACAATCCAAAGACgagctgaggttaattggtgattctaaattgcctgtaggtgtgaatgtgagtgtgcttggttgtctgtctctatgtgcGGCCCTACAATGGGTCCAGggtgtccaggtgtcccctgccttcggtgtaagtcagctgggattgtTTCCAGCCTCCCCACAATCCTACAGAAGATacagcagtgtatagatgatggatgggtggatttTGGATCACTGTGATGTACATGAGTTGCTAGCCAGTGAAACTGTGAGATGAAGAAGAGTCTAAGCATCAAAGCACCTAAATATTTTGctaattacaatatttttacttGCAGTATTTAATTGTTTGTTCTCCAGGCCCAGCCTTTGTAGTCAGTCATTTGTAGCATACAGTCTGGTGTTACCATGATCTGACAGAATTTGTGTTTCTCAGGTCCTTTGCCAAAAACCTTTGGTGACTTCTGGCGCATGGTGTGGGAACAA from Amphiprion ocellaris isolate individual 3 ecotype Okinawa chromosome 4, ASM2253959v1, whole genome shotgun sequence includes the following:
- the ptpn9b gene encoding tyrosine-protein phosphatase non-receptor type 9 isoform X3, whose amino-acid sequence is MTNSSYGNFDYELCVKILNLLKGAFPARLKCVFIVSSPLWFRAPFAVLRLFVREKLRERVCTVKAHELASHIPVSSLPEHLGGMSQYSHVAWIQSCVNVHTNAVQGDTQEHDTHDCVGSLLRSYSLENSNTSVGTTLSHTHINTQLGTELPMANSNCYDDSNANPHNHCGVVEGRTRGLGQYQQSPNSAADRPQGNHQHWNGSAVSGANVAVSGSSPNANMNGRGCQAPPQSDTPPDTPLSQKGDGVAVDGKATDCANRAQNEGVKAEDEEGEEEEGVPPLPQKSLPRPPHQPSSQSPPLSSSWGPEDENCCMQVSVHMPEQGGMTVHELVEHVKRKKKKGIYQEYEEIRKEPPAGTFDYSKKLSNQIKNRYSDVLCLDQSRVRLCQLCDDEDETSDYINASFMDGYKRSNAYIATQGPLPKTFGDFWRMVWEQMVLIIVMTTRVVERGRVKCGQYWPLEEGRTEQHGYFLVRNTHIQVFQDFKLSLLELYNTQSGERREVCHYLYVSWPDFGVPKSASAMLDFREHVLQRREAAVQNLGSSWRGSPGGPPVVVHCSAGIGRTGTFCTLDICLSRLEDIGTVDVCQTVRRMRTQRAFSIQTWDQYYFCYTAVIEYAQRNGKLTPVQWSDSDIETDSE
- the ptpn9b gene encoding tyrosine-protein phosphatase non-receptor type 9 isoform X2, with product MAEALTTQEQLAVEEFLSEVRSREQPHSAGLVSQPTAVKFLMARKFDVSRAIDLFQAYKNTRIKEGIININPDEEPLRSELLSGKFTVLPGRDAKGAALALFTARLHRPDVTTHKAVLQAIIYQLDKAIESPQTQRDGLIFIYDMTNSSYGNFDYELCVKILNLLKGAFPARLKCVFIVSSPLWFRAPFAVLRLFVREKLRERVCTVKAHELASHIPVSSLPEHLGGMSQYSHVAWIQSCVNVHTNAVQGDTQEHDTHDCVGSLLRSYSLENSNTSVGTTLSHTHINTQLGTELPMANSNCYDDSNANPHNHCGVVEGRTRGLGQYQQSPNSAADRPQGNHQHWNGSAVSGANVAVSGSSPNANMNGRGCQAPPQSDTPPDTPLSQKGDGVAVDGKATDCANRAQNEGVKAEDEEGEEEEGVPPLPQKSLPRPPHQPSSQSPPLSSSWGPEDENCCMQVSVHMPEQGGMTVHELVEHVKRKKKKGIYQEYEEIRKEPPAGTFDYSKKLSNQIKNRYSDVLCLDQSRVRLCQLCDDEDETSDYINASFMDGYKRSNAYIATQGPLPKTFGDFWRMVWEQMVLIIVMTTRVVERGRVKCGQYWPLEEGRTEQHGYFLVRNTHIQVFQDFKLSLLELYNTQSGERREVCHYLYVSWPDFGVPKSASAMLDFREHVLQRREAAVQNLGSSWRGSPGGPPVVVHCSAGIGRTGTFCTLDICLSRLEDIGTVDVCQTVRRMRTQRAFSIQTWDQYYFCYTAVIEYAQRNGKLTPVQWSDSDIETDSE
- the ptpn9b gene encoding tyrosine-protein phosphatase non-receptor type 9 isoform X1, whose translation is MSPSVSSLTADFSVYFVTWLLLGAPWRSKQPWPVRTLRSRLTPAVEEFLSEVRSREQPHSAGLVSQPTAVKFLMARKFDVSRAIDLFQAYKNTRIKEGIININPDEEPLRSELLSGKFTVLPGRDAKGAALALFTARLHRPDVTTHKAVLQAIIYQLDKAIESPQTQRDGLIFIYDMTNSSYGNFDYELCVKILNLLKGAFPARLKCVFIVSSPLWFRAPFAVLRLFVREKLRERVCTVKAHELASHIPVSSLPEHLGGMSQYSHVAWIQSCVNVHTNAVQGDTQEHDTHDCVGSLLRSYSLENSNTSVGTTLSHTHINTQLGTELPMANSNCYDDSNANPHNHCGVVEGRTRGLGQYQQSPNSAADRPQGNHQHWNGSAVSGANVAVSGSSPNANMNGRGCQAPPQSDTPPDTPLSQKGDGVAVDGKATDCANRAQNEGVKAEDEEGEEEEGVPPLPQKSLPRPPHQPSSQSPPLSSSWGPEDENCCMQVSVHMPEQGGMTVHELVEHVKRKKKKGIYQEYEEIRKEPPAGTFDYSKKLSNQIKNRYSDVLCLDQSRVRLCQLCDDEDETSDYINASFMDGYKRSNAYIATQGPLPKTFGDFWRMVWEQMVLIIVMTTRVVERGRVKCGQYWPLEEGRTEQHGYFLVRNTHIQVFQDFKLSLLELYNTQSGERREVCHYLYVSWPDFGVPKSASAMLDFREHVLQRREAAVQNLGSSWRGSPGGPPVVVHCSAGIGRTGTFCTLDICLSRLEDIGTVDVCQTVRRMRTQRAFSIQTWDQYYFCYTAVIEYAQRNGKLTPVQWSDSDIETDSE